Proteins encoded together in one Desulfomicrobium escambiense DSM 10707 window:
- the divK gene encoding DVU0259 family response regulator domain-containing protein, translated as MAKKILIIDDDPNIVTYLEDIFQDAGYSTCKATDGADALAVVKQEKPDLITLDLEMPKEWGPRFYRELSQEDEYKNIPVIVISGLAGNKYAIQKAVASFTKPFDREELLKAIKENIG; from the coding sequence ATGGCCAAGAAAATCCTGATCATTGACGACGATCCCAATATTGTCACCTACTTGGAAGATATCTTCCAGGATGCGGGCTACTCGACCTGCAAGGCCACCGACGGCGCCGACGCCCTGGCAGTGGTCAAGCAGGAGAAGCCCGATCTGATTACCCTGGACCTGGAAATGCCCAAAGAATGGGGCCCGCGCTTCTACCGCGAGCTGAGCCAGGAAGACGAGTATAAGAACATTCCTGTCATCGTCATCAGCGGACTGGCCGGCAACAAGTACGCGATCCAGAAGGCGGTCGCCTCCTTCACCAAGCCCTTCGACCGCGAGGAGCTGCTGAAGGCGATCAAGGAAAACATCGGGTAA
- a CDS encoding hybrid sensor histidine kinase/response regulator — protein MHNIVISESIVIITQDPEHGRVLGHILHEYGYQPSNCDYDDALVTVSVVRPRLAVLGICDCRLGQGVLRKIRTSFPEVRIIVLVPEDEYQMGLDFLEEGASDFLFKPVSERALRIALDRALTFIEMRRDRDLLVEKSKILESSHQLCRQLFDEVPCYISVQNKDRRIVRANRQFKLDFGSCLGERCYEIYKHRTHPCPQCPVEETFRDGMVHQTEEVVTTRTGQQKIVLTLTAPLKNDHGEINEVMELATDITQIRELQDRLTSLGLFIGSISHGVRGMLTALDGGLYRLEKGIQNNDMDLVANGAERVKLMISRIRNSVLEMLYYSKDRDLNIQTLDVQTFGDGVANFVEPKATKHDIRFQKEFHGNLGRFEIDPEVISAGLVNILENAVDACIEDESKDRHVVTFIVEGDKNKVSFVIRDNGPGIDRATQEKMFSLFFSSKGSKGTGLGLYIANDVVHQHGGQIVVDSTVGEGTEFRVELPRKYVKKDQPAPNGDNGQFKAGS, from the coding sequence ATGCACAACATCGTCATTTCCGAATCCATCGTGATCATCACCCAGGACCCCGAGCACGGCAGGGTTCTGGGGCATATCCTCCACGAATACGGGTATCAGCCATCGAATTGCGACTACGATGACGCCCTTGTGACCGTAAGCGTGGTCCGGCCTCGCCTGGCCGTGCTCGGAATCTGCGATTGCAGGCTGGGACAGGGCGTCCTGCGCAAGATACGAACGAGCTTTCCGGAAGTGCGCATCATCGTGCTCGTCCCGGAGGATGAGTATCAGATGGGGCTCGATTTTCTTGAGGAAGGCGCGTCGGATTTCCTGTTCAAGCCCGTTTCGGAGCGGGCGCTGCGCATCGCCCTCGACCGTGCCCTGACCTTCATCGAGATGCGGAGGGACCGGGACCTTCTGGTCGAGAAGAGCAAAATTCTCGAATCAAGCCATCAGCTCTGCCGACAGCTTTTCGACGAGGTGCCGTGCTACATTTCGGTCCAGAACAAGGACCGACGCATCGTGCGCGCCAACAGGCAGTTCAAGCTCGATTTCGGGTCCTGCCTCGGCGAGCGCTGCTACGAGATCTACAAGCACCGCACGCACCCGTGCCCCCAATGCCCGGTGGAAGAGACGTTCCGCGACGGCATGGTCCATCAGACCGAGGAAGTGGTCACCACGCGCACCGGGCAGCAGAAAATCGTGCTGACCCTGACGGCCCCGCTGAAAAACGACCACGGGGAGATCAACGAGGTCATGGAACTGGCCACGGACATCACCCAGATCCGCGAGCTGCAGGACCGCCTGACGTCGCTGGGGCTGTTCATCGGTTCCATCTCCCACGGCGTGCGCGGCATGTTGACCGCACTGGACGGCGGGCTGTACAGGCTTGAGAAGGGAATCCAGAACAACGACATGGACCTGGTCGCCAACGGTGCGGAGCGGGTCAAGCTGATGATTTCGCGGATTCGCAATTCCGTCCTGGAGATGCTCTATTACTCCAAGGACCGCGATCTGAACATCCAGACCCTGGACGTGCAGACGTTCGGCGACGGCGTGGCCAATTTCGTGGAGCCCAAGGCCACTAAGCACGATATCCGTTTTCAGAAGGAATTCCATGGCAATCTCGGCCGGTTCGAGATCGACCCGGAGGTCATCTCCGCCGGCCTGGTCAACATCCTGGAAAATGCCGTGGACGCATGCATCGAAGACGAGTCCAAGGATCGGCACGTGGTGACGTTCATCGTCGAAGGCGACAAGAACAAGGTTTCCTTCGTCATCCGGGACAACGGGCCGGGCATCGACAGGGCCACCCAGGAGAAGATGTTTTCCCTTTTCTTTTCCTCCAAGGGCAGCAAGGGTACCGGGCTTGGCCTTTATATCGCCAATGATGTGGTGCATCAGCATGGGGGACAGATTGTCGTCGATTCCACTGTCGGCGAGGGAACTGAATTTCGCGTCGAGCTGCCGCGCAAATATGTAAAGAAAGACCAGCCCGCACCAAACGGCGACAATGGCCAGTTCAAGGCGGGGTCCTAG
- the hmcE gene encoding sulfate respiration complex protein HmcE, with product MYEILTGPLLWISFAVFFVGLTARVVLYFKGLDWRLDRVAYKPHMNYGIKGAVRSVYRWLLPFGTHSWRAKPIFTIMFFAFHIGLVIVPIFLEGHAVMIRNGLGIDWPSMPQILADVLAIAALMGGIGIAVRRFLLPEVRILTDFKDVMLLVLTLTLLASGIMASYHTDTYSFWINLHILCGVIVLLTAPFTKLAHIALFFCTRIQLGMDFGIKRGGMKSNFDW from the coding sequence ATGTATGAGATATTGACTGGTCCGCTGCTCTGGATTTCCTTTGCGGTATTCTTTGTCGGCCTGACCGCCCGCGTGGTGCTCTACTTCAAGGGGCTGGACTGGCGGCTGGACCGCGTGGCCTACAAGCCGCACATGAACTACGGCATAAAGGGCGCCGTGCGCTCCGTGTACCGCTGGCTGCTGCCCTTCGGCACCCATAGCTGGCGCGCCAAGCCCATCTTCACCATCATGTTCTTCGCCTTCCACATCGGGCTCGTCATCGTGCCCATCTTCCTGGAAGGCCACGCCGTGATGATCCGAAACGGCCTGGGCATCGACTGGCCGTCCATGCCGCAGATTCTGGCCGACGTGCTGGCCATCGCGGCGCTCATGGGCGGCATCGGCATCGCGGTGCGTCGGTTCCTGCTGCCCGAGGTGCGCATCCTGACGGATTTCAAGGACGTCATGCTGCTGGTCCTGACCTTGACCTTGCTGGCCTCCGGCATCATGGCCTCGTACCACACCGACACGTATTCGTTCTGGATCAACCTGCACATCCTGTGCGGCGTGATCGTGCTTCTGACCGCACCCTTCACCAAGCTGGCCCACATCGCGCTCTTTTTCTGCACGCGTATCCAGCTGGGCATGGATTTCGGGATCAAGCGCGGCGGAATGAAGTCCAATTTTGACTGGTAA
- a CDS encoding universal stress protein: MFTKILFATSGSPCCDAAARVAFDLAARYNAKLFVYHVLGVPSRGFSQVVVDVRTGEKVELDEDYALWVKDELKNTYDRQMKSGVDCEIDTAVGIPHREVLRKARQEDVDLIVMGASTTGCEADADAYQRHFAGSTLQRVAKASKAPVLVVNRPVASFWGGFTNIVFGADFSKASEHAFKFALKTAKELDAKLHVFHAIDIGSTHSLISQKQLDDQMIEARDRMRRKYLIQTGDFKNVSADIWEGIPYVEIVKYAREKQADLIIMAHHSKDVGDEESAFGHTLEQVLLRATCPVASVNRPDKIQNV; this comes from the coding sequence ATGTTTACAAAGATTCTGTTCGCCACCTCCGGCTCTCCCTGCTGCGATGCCGCCGCTCGCGTCGCCTTCGATCTGGCCGCGCGCTACAATGCCAAACTCTTCGTCTACCATGTCCTTGGCGTACCCAGCCGCGGGTTCAGCCAGGTGGTGGTCGACGTACGCACGGGCGAGAAGGTCGAGCTGGACGAGGATTACGCATTGTGGGTCAAGGATGAGCTCAAGAATACCTATGACCGCCAGATGAAGAGCGGCGTGGACTGCGAGATCGACACGGCCGTCGGCATCCCGCACCGCGAGGTGCTGCGCAAGGCCCGGCAGGAGGACGTGGACCTCATCGTCATGGGCGCCAGCACCACTGGCTGCGAGGCCGACGCCGACGCCTACCAGCGTCACTTCGCCGGCTCCACCCTGCAGCGCGTGGCCAAGGCTTCCAAGGCTCCTGTCCTGGTAGTCAACCGTCCGGTGGCCTCCTTCTGGGGCGGCTTCACCAACATCGTCTTCGGCGCCGACTTCTCCAAGGCTTCCGAGCACGCCTTCAAGTTCGCCCTGAAGACCGCCAAGGAACTGGACGCCAAGCTGCACGTTTTCCACGCCATCGACATCGGTTCCACGCACAGCCTGATCTCCCAGAAGCAGCTCGATGACCAGATGATCGAGGCCAGGGATCGGATGCGCCGGAAATATCTCATTCAGACCGGGGATTTCAAGAACGTGTCGGCCGACATCTGGGAAGGCATCCCGTATGTCGAAATCGTGAAGTATGCGCGCGAGAAGCAGGCCGACCTGATCATCATGGCCCACCATTCCAAGGATGTGGGCGATGAGGAGTCGGCTTTCGGCCACACCCTGGAGCAGGTGCTTCTGCGCGCAACGTGCCCTGTCGCATCGGTCAACCGTCCGGATAAGATTCAAAACGTGTAA
- the hmcF gene encoding sulfate respiration complex iron-sulfur protein HmcF has translation MPEGKLCNKKPVSCREELDALLSDSNGRQYYAEMEQLDVDADALWATIQKTMKSRTKTWLDICAHCGLCADSCFLYSVNERDPKQVPSYKIQSTLGEIVKQKGKVSNEFMRMCMDTAWSKCTCCNRCGSFCPYGIDMGVMFSYLRGLLHSQGFVPWELKIGSGMHRLFRAQMDVTVEEFVDTCEWMVDEALEEWPCLEIPIDKEDADIVYMINAREAKHYPEDIVEAAILFHIAGENWTMPSSGWEMTSLSMFAGDWEACKMQVETVYEAMERLRPKRMVATECGHAYRATVIEGPYWAGRPDGKPPVECIHYVEWMAEALELGKLKIDPAKKIKEPVTVQDSCNYVRNAGLRDCTRIIMKHIAEDFREMAPNKEHNYCCGGGGGFNGIGRYRKQRNVALKMKREQILATGAKFVIAPCHNCWDAIRDLEEEFEIGIRWSFLKPLLLKMVEVPEHLLPQE, from the coding sequence ATGCCCGAAGGAAAACTTTGCAATAAGAAGCCCGTTTCCTGCCGCGAGGAGCTGGATGCGCTCCTCTCCGACAGCAACGGCAGACAATACTATGCGGAAATGGAACAGCTGGACGTGGACGCTGACGCATTGTGGGCGACCATCCAGAAGACCATGAAGTCCAGAACCAAAACCTGGCTCGACATCTGCGCCCACTGCGGCCTGTGCGCCGACAGCTGCTTCCTGTACAGCGTCAACGAGCGCGACCCCAAGCAGGTGCCGTCCTACAAGATCCAGTCCACCCTGGGCGAGATCGTCAAGCAGAAAGGCAAGGTGTCCAACGAGTTCATGCGCATGTGCATGGACACGGCCTGGTCCAAGTGCACCTGCTGCAACCGTTGCGGCTCCTTCTGCCCCTACGGCATCGACATGGGTGTCATGTTCAGCTACCTGCGCGGCCTGCTGCACTCCCAGGGCTTCGTGCCGTGGGAGCTGAAGATCGGCTCGGGCATGCACCGCCTGTTCCGCGCTCAGATGGACGTCACCGTCGAGGAGTTCGTCGACACCTGCGAATGGATGGTCGACGAGGCCCTCGAAGAGTGGCCCTGCCTTGAGATACCCATCGACAAGGAAGACGCCGACATCGTCTACATGATCAACGCCCGCGAGGCGAAACACTACCCAGAGGACATCGTCGAGGCGGCCATCCTCTTCCACATCGCAGGCGAGAACTGGACCATGCCGTCCTCCGGTTGGGAAATGACCAGCCTGTCCATGTTCGCCGGCGACTGGGAGGCCTGCAAGATGCAGGTCGAGACGGTCTATGAAGCCATGGAGCGCCTGCGCCCCAAGCGCATGGTCGCCACCGAGTGCGGTCACGCCTACCGCGCTACGGTCATCGAAGGCCCGTACTGGGCCGGACGCCCCGACGGCAAGCCGCCTGTGGAGTGCATTCACTACGTGGAGTGGATGGCCGAAGCCCTTGAGTTGGGCAAGCTCAAGATCGACCCCGCCAAGAAAATCAAGGAGCCCGTCACGGTTCAGGATTCCTGCAACTACGTCAGGAACGCCGGCCTGCGCGACTGCACGCGCATCATCATGAAGCACATCGCCGAAGACTTCCGCGAGATGGCGCCCAACAAGGAACACAACTATTGTTGTGGCGGTGGCGGAGGCTTCAATGGTATCGGCCGCTATCGCAAGCAGCGCAACGTCGCGCTGAAGATGAAGCGCGAGCAGATCCTGGCCACGGGCGCGAAGTTCGTCATCGCCCCCTGCCACAACTGCTGGGATGCCATCCGCGACCTGGAAGAGGAATTCGAAATCGGCATCCGCTGGAGCTTCCTGAAGCCCCTTCTGCTCAAGATGGTCGAGGTGCCCGAACACCTCCTGCCTCAGGAATAG
- the hmcD gene encoding sulfate respiration complex protein HmcD, with translation MEFMTYHDFMFWTKGMAYVGMGLGLVAFLAFWLFVTERDEDRFADKEEE, from the coding sequence ATGGAATTCATGACGTATCATGACTTCATGTTCTGGACCAAGGGCATGGCCTATGTCGGAATGGGCCTTGGTCTGGTGGCGTTCTTGGCCTTCTGGCTGTTCGTGACCGAACGGGACGAGGACAGGTTCGCTGACAAGGAAGAGGAATAG